In Populus nigra chromosome 1, ddPopNigr1.1, whole genome shotgun sequence, one genomic interval encodes:
- the LOC133699919 gene encoding uncharacterized protein LOC133699919 isoform X1, whose protein sequence is MNPDHFDNQEAVWEWRWERCIQEATGDTSFLDAAKAQFDNTAAGTSTTSVPKTEDRRDRKKGYDKAYRDRCREDKKRQEDELKMQAVENARLKDENESLVKEKDTILSPNLELAANVIDQLKSENHDLKRISDHQIIRLDALTEKIASHDELKSLRDEVARLRENVNIQDPRMQEKKQLLEEHLRLTNENRLLELQNEFYCRMIQNERHPGN, encoded by the exons ATGAATCCTGATCATTTTGATAATCAAGAGGCGGTCTGGGAATGGAGGTGGGAGAGGTGCATCCAGGAAGCCACTGGAGATACCTCCT TCTTGGATGCAGCAAAGGCACAATTTGATAACACGGCTGCCGGAACAAGTACCACATCAGTACCCAAAACAGAAGATCGACGCGACAGGAAGAAAGGTTACGACAAAGCATATCGCGATCGTTGTAGG GAAGACAAGAAAAGACAGGAGGATGAATTGAAGATGCAAGCGGTAGAAAATGCACGcttgaaggatgaaaatgaatCCCTGGTGAAGGAAAAAGATACCATATTGAGTCCAAACCTGGAATTAGCAGCAAATGTGATAGATCAACTTAAAAGTGAAAATCACGACTTGAAACGTATTAGTGACCACCAAATAATTCGTCTGGATGCATTAACCGAAAagatt GCAAGCCACGATGAACTTAAAAGCCTCCGTGATGAAGTTGCACGATTGAGAGAAAACGTCAATATCCAGGATCCCAGGATGCAAGAAAAGAAACAGCTCTTGGAAGAGCATCTGAGGTTAACAAACGAAAACAGGCTGCTGGAATTGCAAAATGAGTTTTATTGCAGGATGATACAAAATGAGAGGCACCCTGGAAATTAA
- the LOC133699919 gene encoding uncharacterized protein LOC133699919 isoform X2 produces MNPDHFDNQEAVWEWRWERCIQEATGDTSSKAQFDNTAAGTSTTSVPKTEDRRDRKKGYDKAYRDRCREDKKRQEDELKMQAVENARLKDENESLVKEKDTILSPNLELAANVIDQLKSENHDLKRISDHQIIRLDALTEKIASHDELKSLRDEVARLRENVNIQDPRMQEKKQLLEEHLRLTNENRLLELQNEFYCRMIQNERHPGN; encoded by the exons ATGAATCCTGATCATTTTGATAATCAAGAGGCGGTCTGGGAATGGAGGTGGGAGAGGTGCATCCAGGAAGCCACTGGAGATACCTCCT CAAAGGCACAATTTGATAACACGGCTGCCGGAACAAGTACCACATCAGTACCCAAAACAGAAGATCGACGCGACAGGAAGAAAGGTTACGACAAAGCATATCGCGATCGTTGTAGG GAAGACAAGAAAAGACAGGAGGATGAATTGAAGATGCAAGCGGTAGAAAATGCACGcttgaaggatgaaaatgaatCCCTGGTGAAGGAAAAAGATACCATATTGAGTCCAAACCTGGAATTAGCAGCAAATGTGATAGATCAACTTAAAAGTGAAAATCACGACTTGAAACGTATTAGTGACCACCAAATAATTCGTCTGGATGCATTAACCGAAAagatt GCAAGCCACGATGAACTTAAAAGCCTCCGTGATGAAGTTGCACGATTGAGAGAAAACGTCAATATCCAGGATCCCAGGATGCAAGAAAAGAAACAGCTCTTGGAAGAGCATCTGAGGTTAACAAACGAAAACAGGCTGCTGGAATTGCAAAATGAGTTTTATTGCAGGATGATACAAAATGAGAGGCACCCTGGAAATTAA
- the LOC133700885 gene encoding protein BREVIS RADIX-like, with the protein MFTCIACTKPAAEDGRGEEGGARGSGTPSTKEAVKSLTSQIKDMALKMSGAYKQCKPCTGPSSYKKGQRPYPDFDAASEGVPYPYFGGGSSSSTPAWDFTTPSHRRGARAESRFTALYGGDRTPGRAESISAQSCDVVLENDDEPKEWMAQVEPGVHITFVSLPNGGNDLKRIRFSREMFNKWQAQRWWGENYDRIMELYNVQRFNQQALHTPPRCEDEQRDSSYSRMESARESPMAPSFTPRNYYKPSGSKGYFPPDTMDQGGNQRYHPGSSGYMGPKGEASSIDASRTTTSSRDEPSISVSNASDVEAEWVEQDEPGVYITIRQLADGTRELRRVRFSREQFGEVHAKSWWEQNRERIQAQYL; encoded by the exons ATGTTTACGTGCATAGCGTGCACCAAGCCAGCGGCGGAGGATGGACGAGGAGAAGAAGGAGGAGCGCGTGGAAGTGGCACCCCAAGTACGAAAGAAGCCGTCAAAAGCCTCACTTCACAG ATCAAGGATATGGCACTAAAAATGTCTGGTGCTTATAAGCAATGCAAGCCCTGCACAGGTCCCAGCAGCTACAAGAAAGGACAGCGACCTTACCCTGACTTCGATGCAGCTTCAGAAGGGGTTCCATACCCCTATTTTGGAGGTGGAAGCTCAAGCTCAACCCCTGCATGGGATTTTACCACTCCCAGTCACCGTCGAGGTGCCAGAGCTGAATCTAGATTTACTGCATTGTACGGTGGTGACCGGACCCCTGGACGAGCAGAGTCTATCTCAGCACAGTCTTGTGATGTGGTGCTGGAGAATGATGATGAGCCTAAGGAATGGATGGCACAGGTGGAGCCAGGTGTTCACATTACTTTTGTGTCTCTCCCTAATGGAGGAAATGATCTAAAGCGTATTCGCTTCAG CCGGGAGATGTTTAATAAATGGCAAGCTCAGCGATGGTGGGGCGAGAACTACGACAGAATCATGGAGCTCTATAATGTCCAGAGATTTAATCAGCAAGCACTTCACACTCCCCCAAGGTGTGAGGATGAG cAAAGAGATTCTTCCTACTCAAGGATGGAATCTGCAAGGGAAAGCCCTATGGCTCCATCGTTTACTCCAAGAAACTACTATAAACCTTCTGGAAGTAAAGGCTATTTCCCACCTGACACTATGGATCAAGGTGGCAACCAGCGCTACCACCCTGGTTCAAGTGGCTATATGGGACCAAAAGGCGAGGCATCTTCAATAGATGCATCACGGACGACAACATCATCGAGGGATGAGCCTTCTATTTCAGTTAGCAATGCCAGCGACGTGGAGGCAGAATGGGTTGAGCAAGATGAACCAGGGGTTTACATCACTATCAGACAATTAGCCGATGGCACTAGGGAGCTCAGGCGTGTTAGATTCAG CCGAGAACAATTCGGAGAAGTGCACGCGAAGTCATGGTGGGAACAGAATAGAGAAAGAATACAAGCTCAATATCTATAA